In a single window of the Rhizobiaceae bacterium genome:
- a CDS encoding ABC transporter ATP-binding protein produces MRVHIRDARKKFGGGGGHLALADISLVAEHGELLVLLGPSGSGKTTLLRSIAGLESLDSGDILFDDKRVNDAEPAHRSVGMVFQDYALYPHLSVHDNIAYNMRIRKIPRAEIEKRVRAAAAMLGIEPYLDRKPAALSGGQRQRVAVARAITRDAHVLLMDEPLSNLDAQIREHVRVELRELQQRLGVTTIYVTHDQVEAMVMADRIAVMNEGRVEQLGEPEEIYDRPATLFCARFVGSPKINEFGGDLIQQDAVTRFRFGGAGTTIEVKGADLKQDGSRKVVFAFRAEDVDFVPDGIECGVSLIENRGAEKFVVATLDPALKGAQISADIRVRIAERDVKGPIRFLPRTAHLFDASSGARIATVQCGRVVASGEGKRAATVERPIARRTSKH; encoded by the coding sequence GTGCGCGTACACATAAGAGATGCAAGGAAGAAATTTGGCGGGGGCGGCGGCCATCTCGCGCTGGCCGACATATCGCTGGTGGCGGAGCACGGCGAATTGCTGGTCCTGCTTGGCCCTTCCGGTTCGGGCAAGACCACTCTCCTGCGCTCTATTGCGGGGCTGGAATCGCTCGACAGCGGCGACATTCTCTTTGACGACAAGCGCGTGAATGACGCCGAACCGGCGCATCGCAGCGTCGGAATGGTGTTTCAGGACTATGCGCTCTATCCGCACCTGAGCGTGCACGACAACATCGCCTACAACATGCGAATCCGCAAAATCCCGCGCGCGGAGATCGAGAAGCGCGTGCGCGCCGCTGCCGCCATGCTCGGCATCGAGCCTTACCTTGACCGAAAGCCCGCAGCACTCTCCGGCGGCCAGCGCCAGCGCGTCGCCGTGGCGCGGGCCATAACGCGTGATGCGCATGTGCTGCTGATGGACGAGCCGCTGAGCAATCTCGATGCCCAGATTCGCGAGCATGTGCGGGTCGAACTGCGCGAATTGCAGCAGCGTCTGGGCGTGACGACGATCTATGTGACCCACGATCAGGTCGAAGCGATGGTGATGGCCGACCGGATCGCGGTGATGAATGAGGGGCGCGTCGAACAGCTTGGCGAGCCGGAGGAAATCTATGACCGTCCCGCAACGCTGTTTTGTGCACGGTTCGTGGGTTCTCCGAAAATCAACGAGTTCGGCGGCGACCTCATCCAGCAGGATGCGGTCACGAGGTTCCGGTTCGGCGGCGCAGGCACCACGATCGAGGTGAAGGGCGCGGACCTGAAGCAGGACGGCAGCAGGAAGGTCGTCTTTGCCTTCCGCGCCGAGGATGTCGATTTTGTCCCGGACGGGATCGAATGCGGCGTTTCCCTGATCGAGAACCGGGGCGCCGAAAAATTCGTGGTGGCGACCTTGGACCCCGCGCTCAAGGGCGCGCAAATATCGGCGGACATCCGCGTGCGGATTGCGGAGCGCGACGTCAAGGGTCCGATCCGTTTCCTGCCGCGCACCGCCCACCTGTTCGACGCCTCAAGTGGAGCGCGCATCGCCACGGTGCAGTGCGGCCGGGTGGTTGCGTCTGGAGAAGGCAAGCGCGCCGCGACGGTTGAACGGCCGATTGCACGTCGAACATCGAAGCATTGA
- a CDS encoding amidohydrolase family protein codes for MAKSLSAVERSNRDRRLAVALKREPADKVLSDVKVLDVHGGTFFEGGIAIVGNRIAFVGDVDDLIGPDTQVIDGKGRIAIPGLIDGHIHTYESHLPISEVARGFFRHGVTSIITDFYGEAVVRGMDAIRASLREAEPTGLNTVFVLPMPALYQDEPFVHTGTIDLAAMEEMAAWDECHGLNECFVKFLTGGEPRMVRLVDAVQSHGGKVCGHGSEASENEVQAWGGWVRRLDDHEAISGEEALSRIRAGIHVIAREGSGVSDVRNILSYLVEKNADLRRVSFCTDILSPVDLLSRGSIDYCVRIAMEEGVSPVAAIQMATINSAECHQIDDDVGALAPGRRADIILLDGPIEQFHIGTVIAAGEIVAKEGRDIKDRAAVKRPDFAYNTVSIGAISSESFSVKVPSGTNGVLVRVIGVGDGTIVTRSLERRLPVKDGLAQPLLEGGINLVAAIDRHAGDPGKLGVGFVEGFNLIRGAMASTYNPHYQHLLVVGANAEDMAVAARACAEQGGGFVVVDDGKVTARVPLPLYGLLSEESIDTLGEQIAAAFAALRELGCPLETPFHTLAFTGLPISIGRLKINSRGLVDVWRGETVPVLIDESGGARS; via the coding sequence GTGGCCAAGAGTCTGTCTGCGGTTGAACGTTCGAACCGGGATCGCCGTCTGGCGGTGGCTCTGAAGCGCGAGCCTGCGGACAAGGTGCTGTCCGACGTGAAGGTGCTCGACGTTCACGGCGGAACCTTTTTCGAGGGCGGCATCGCCATCGTAGGCAATCGCATCGCCTTCGTGGGCGATGTGGACGACCTCATCGGGCCGGATACGCAGGTGATCGACGGAAAAGGCCGCATCGCCATCCCGGGGCTGATCGACGGGCACATCCACACCTATGAAAGCCATCTGCCGATCAGCGAGGTGGCGCGCGGCTTCTTTCGCCACGGGGTGACGAGCATCATCACGGATTTCTACGGCGAGGCCGTGGTGCGTGGCATGGACGCCATCCGCGCCTCGCTGCGGGAGGCGGAGCCGACCGGCCTGAATACGGTGTTCGTCCTGCCCATGCCCGCGCTCTATCAGGATGAACCTTTCGTCCACACCGGCACCATCGACCTCGCGGCGATGGAGGAAATGGCCGCGTGGGACGAATGCCACGGCCTGAACGAGTGTTTCGTGAAGTTCCTGACCGGAGGCGAGCCGCGCATGGTGCGCCTCGTCGACGCGGTGCAGTCGCATGGCGGCAAGGTGTGCGGCCACGGATCGGAGGCGAGCGAAAACGAGGTGCAGGCGTGGGGCGGCTGGGTGCGCAGGCTCGACGACCACGAAGCCATTTCGGGAGAGGAGGCGCTGTCGCGTATCCGCGCCGGAATCCATGTGATCGCCCGCGAAGGGTCCGGCGTCTCCGATGTGAGGAACATTCTGAGCTATCTGGTGGAAAAGAACGCCGATCTTCGCCGCGTGTCTTTCTGCACCGACATACTCTCTCCGGTAGACCTGCTGTCCAGAGGCAGCATCGACTATTGCGTGCGCATTGCGATGGAGGAGGGGGTTTCGCCCGTCGCCGCCATACAGATGGCGACGATCAATTCCGCCGAATGCCACCAGATCGACGACGATGTCGGGGCGCTGGCTCCCGGTCGCCGCGCAGACATCATATTGCTGGACGGACCGATTGAACAATTCCACATCGGCACGGTGATCGCCGCCGGCGAAATCGTGGCCAAGGAGGGCCGTGACATCAAGGACCGCGCCGCCGTCAAGCGACCGGACTTCGCCTACAACACCGTCTCCATCGGTGCCATCAGCAGCGAGAGCTTCTCCGTCAAGGTCCCTTCGGGGACCAACGGCGTGCTGGTGCGGGTCATCGGCGTCGGCGACGGCACGATTGTGACGCGGTCGCTGGAAAGGCGGCTGCCTGTGAAGGATGGCCTCGCGCAGCCGCTGCTGGAGGGCGGGATCAACCTGGTCGCCGCAATCGACCGGCATGCGGGTGACCCCGGCAAGCTGGGCGTCGGGTTTGTCGAAGGCTTCAACCTGATAAGGGGCGCGATGGCCTCCACCTACAATCCCCACTACCAGCATCTGCTGGTCGTTGGCGCCAATGCGGAGGACATGGCGGTCGCCGCCCGGGCCTGCGCCGAGCAGGGCGGCGGCTTTGTGGTCGTGGACGATGGAAAGGTGACGGCGCGCGTGCCGCTGCCGCTCTATGGCCTCTTGTCCGAAGAGTCCATCGATACGCTGGGCGAGCAGATCGCGGCGGCGTTCGCGGCCCTGCGCGAGCTTGGCTGTCCGCTGGAAACGCCCTTCCACACGCTGGCCTTCACCGGGCTTCCGATATCCATCGGGCGTCTCAAGATCAACTCGCGCGGGCTGGTCGATGTGTGGCGGGGCGAAACCGTTCCCGTGCTTATCGACGAGAGCGGGGGCGCTCGGTCGTAG
- a CDS encoding 3-keto-5-aminohexanoate cleavage protein: MDKLIVTVTCDSTMSYPSNPNNPTPKGWDAVADEYVRSVASGASICHLHGPYSVDAKIQADGTKLSDLDIPGWRRLRDGILSRADAVIQYGIANGRFPQRKALLEDQRPDMISTCFNAHDECFDYEPGREPVELYAIHDREELREYCELTNKLGVKIEVEAFHYGGVWNAMRMREKGILGGPIWVTFFLGWKGGCWTPPTVQAMTYMADHCPEGFVWNTSVMDPVEQWKVLTTAISLGGHVRIGMEDNPFIRPGEYARSNAELVDKIVRIARDIGREIASPDEAREVLQIKRRAA, encoded by the coding sequence ATGGACAAGCTTATCGTGACCGTAACGTGCGACTCGACGATGTCGTACCCTTCAAATCCGAACAATCCCACGCCCAAGGGATGGGACGCCGTTGCCGACGAATATGTGCGCTCGGTGGCGTCGGGCGCTTCGATCTGCCACCTGCACGGTCCCTATTCGGTGGACGCCAAGATCCAGGCCGACGGCACGAAGCTCTCGGACCTCGACATTCCCGGTTGGCGTCGGCTGCGCGACGGCATCCTTTCGCGCGCCGATGCGGTGATCCAGTACGGCATCGCGAACGGGCGTTTTCCGCAACGCAAGGCCCTGCTGGAGGACCAGCGTCCCGACATGATCTCCACCTGCTTCAACGCCCATGACGAGTGTTTTGACTACGAACCCGGGCGCGAGCCGGTCGAGCTTTACGCAATTCACGACCGCGAGGAACTGCGCGAATATTGCGAGTTGACCAACAAGCTCGGAGTCAAGATCGAAGTGGAAGCCTTCCACTATGGCGGAGTGTGGAACGCCATGCGGATGCGGGAAAAGGGAATCCTCGGCGGCCCGATCTGGGTCACGTTCTTTCTCGGCTGGAAGGGCGGCTGCTGGACCCCGCCGACCGTGCAGGCGATGACCTACATGGCCGATCACTGCCCCGAAGGCTTCGTCTGGAACACCAGCGTCATGGACCCCGTGGAGCAGTGGAAGGTGCTGACCACGGCGATCAGCCTCGGCGGCCATGTCCGCATCGGCATGGAGGACAACCCCTTCATCCGTCCGGGAGAATATGCGCGCTCCAACGCCGAACTGGTTGACAAGATCGTGCGCATCGCGCGCGACATCGGGCGCGAGATCGCAAGCCCGGACGAGGCGCGCGAGGTTCTCCAGATCAAGCGTCGCGCCGCCTAG
- a CDS encoding CocE/NonD family hydrolase, which translates to MDFGGVAVEYDVPVPMRDGTILRADIYSPSDREGLPVLLQRTPYNKRFAQSGVYLHPAWYARRGYIVAVQDVRGRFASDGVFEPYRHEASDGADTVVWASGLGGGSRVAMYGFSYAGMCQLAAASERPPGLAALAVAMAGSDFYEGWTYRGGAFQLAFVLSWVLQALAPADAMKAGDAARARRLQQLASTLPHGYGRPLKDWLAEEDLPSYLRDWIANDEPTAYWRELAPWLGKVPDVPCLHIGGWYDVFIGGTIENYVRAATHSAASADQSLLVGPWQHVPWASFNGSVFHGPAGDNIVNRLQCDWFDRFLRDSAPAEPLPKVRYFRMGRNDWLEDESWPPKQAAMRELFLHSDGAANSVSGDGRLTPAEPSREPPDLFVYDPSEPVPSLGGKSCCRADVAPVGAFDQREIETRNDVLVYSSDPLEEDLDLAGPVELVLFAASDAAETDWTAKLVDVQPNGRAINICDGIVRARAAAEPGEYVIDLGSTANCFRKGHRVRLEVSSSNFPAYDANDNTGLPLAERNRLTGRLATQAIYHDADRPSRLRFSVGRGA; encoded by the coding sequence ATGGACTTTGGCGGAGTTGCGGTCGAATATGATGTGCCCGTCCCGATGCGGGACGGCACCATATTGCGCGCCGACATCTACAGTCCTTCCGACCGCGAGGGACTGCCCGTGCTGTTGCAGCGGACGCCCTACAACAAACGCTTCGCGCAGAGCGGGGTCTACCTGCATCCGGCGTGGTATGCCCGCCGGGGATATATCGTCGCCGTTCAGGACGTGCGTGGCCGCTTTGCATCCGACGGCGTGTTCGAACCCTACCGTCACGAGGCGAGCGATGGAGCCGACACCGTTGTCTGGGCATCCGGCCTCGGAGGCGGGTCCCGCGTCGCCATGTATGGCTTCTCCTATGCCGGAATGTGCCAGCTTGCCGCCGCGTCGGAGCGCCCGCCCGGGCTCGCAGCGCTGGCGGTGGCGATGGCCGGGTCGGACTTCTACGAAGGCTGGACCTATCGCGGCGGCGCATTCCAGCTTGCCTTCGTGCTGTCCTGGGTGCTGCAGGCGCTGGCCCCGGCGGACGCGATGAAGGCAGGCGATGCGGCCCGCGCGCGCAGGCTCCAGCAACTGGCCTCCACCTTGCCGCATGGCTATGGCCGGCCGCTGAAGGACTGGCTCGCGGAGGAGGATCTGCCCTCCTACCTGCGCGACTGGATAGCCAATGACGAACCGACCGCCTATTGGCGCGAACTGGCGCCGTGGCTGGGAAAGGTCCCGGACGTTCCCTGCCTGCACATCGGCGGCTGGTACGATGTCTTTATCGGCGGCACGATAGAGAACTATGTCAGGGCGGCCACGCATTCCGCTGCGTCGGCGGACCAGTCACTTCTTGTCGGGCCGTGGCAGCACGTTCCGTGGGCGAGCTTCAACGGCTCGGTCTTTCACGGACCCGCCGGGGACAATATCGTCAACAGGCTCCAGTGCGACTGGTTCGACCGCTTCCTGCGGGACAGCGCTCCGGCCGAGCCGCTGCCGAAGGTGCGCTATTTCCGCATGGGCAGGAACGACTGGCTGGAGGACGAGAGCTGGCCTCCGAAACAAGCCGCGATGCGCGAGCTTTTCCTGCATTCGGACGGGGCCGCAAATTCGGTGTCCGGCGACGGGCGGCTGACGCCTGCCGAGCCGTCCCGTGAGCCGCCCGACCTCTTCGTCTACGACCCTTCCGAACCTGTCCCGAGCCTTGGCGGCAAGTCATGCTGCCGCGCCGATGTCGCGCCGGTCGGGGCATTCGACCAACGCGAGATCGAAACGCGCAACGATGTGCTGGTCTATTCGTCCGATCCACTTGAGGAAGATCTGGACCTGGCCGGTCCGGTCGAACTGGTGCTGTTTGCCGCAAGCGACGCGGCGGAGACCGACTGGACCGCCAAGCTGGTCGATGTGCAGCCGAATGGCCGCGCGATCAACATCTGCGACGGCATTGTGCGGGCGCGCGCCGCCGCCGAGCCGGGCGAATATGTCATCGACCTCGGCTCCACCGCAAATTGCTTCCGCAAGGGCCACCGCGTCCGGCTGGAGGTCTCAAGCTCGAATTTCCCCGCCTACGATGCCAACGACAACACCGGCCTACCCCTGGCGGAGCGCAATCGCCTGACGGGCCGCCTCGCCACGCAGGCCATCTATCACGACGCAGATCGACCCTCGCGCCTCAGGTTTTCGGTGGGGCGGGGAGCCTGA
- a CDS encoding carbohydrate ABC transporter permease has translation MSTGPETRFRNTKIALFVLVVAAWLTPVYWLVNVALKTQSQLFVQTPTFIFEPTFENFSLAIYKFGILRNALNSLIIASGATAITLVFATLLVYGITRFRFRARNPLLMWILNLRMLPPIAIVIPYYVLYSQVGLIDTFPGLILAYLPLTLPLAVWLLYGFAQDIPRSIDEAARIDGANRWQVFRDMVLPLMRPAIAVAGTFCFLEVWNEFTLALILTGSQTKTVPIGMSQFLTEHSVEWGPMAAAALLLLLPLLVVTYFLQRSLVRGLTLGAVR, from the coding sequence ATGAGCACGGGTCCCGAAACAAGGTTCCGCAACACCAAGATCGCGCTTTTCGTCCTGGTCGTGGCGGCTTGGCTGACCCCGGTCTACTGGCTGGTGAATGTCGCACTCAAGACGCAGTCGCAACTGTTCGTGCAGACGCCGACCTTCATCTTTGAGCCGACCTTCGAGAATTTCTCGCTTGCGATCTACAAGTTCGGCATTCTTCGCAACGCCCTGAACAGCCTGATTATCGCCAGCGGGGCAACGGCGATCACGCTCGTTTTCGCAACGCTGCTGGTCTACGGCATCACGCGCTTCCGATTTCGGGCGAGGAACCCGCTGCTGATGTGGATTCTCAACCTGCGCATGTTGCCGCCCATCGCAATCGTCATTCCCTACTATGTGCTCTATTCGCAGGTCGGCCTGATCGACACATTTCCGGGCCTGATCCTCGCCTACCTGCCGCTCACCCTGCCGCTGGCCGTGTGGCTGCTCTACGGCTTCGCGCAGGACATTCCGCGTTCGATAGACGAGGCTGCGCGGATCGACGGCGCGAACAGGTGGCAGGTGTTTCGCGACATGGTGCTGCCGCTGATGCGGCCCGCAATCGCGGTGGCCGGAACCTTCTGCTTCCTCGAAGTGTGGAACGAGTTCACGCTGGCCCTGATCCTGACCGGCAGCCAAACCAAGACGGTGCCGATCGGCATGTCGCAATTCCTGACGGAACACTCGGTGGAGTGGGGTCCGATGGCCGCCGCCGCCTTGCTGTTGCTGCTGCCGCTTCTGGTTGTGACCTATTTTCTCCAGCGCTCCCTTGTCCGGGGCCTGACGCTCGGTGCAGTGCGATGA